Proteins encoded together in one Falco peregrinus isolate bFalPer1 chromosome 2, bFalPer1.pri, whole genome shotgun sequence window:
- the CCT7 gene encoding T-complex protein 1 subunit eta, producing the protein MMPTPVILLKEGTDTSQGIPQLVSNINACQVIAEAVRTTLGPRGMDKLIVDDRGKATISNDGATILKLLDVVHPAAKTLVDIAKSQDAEVGDGTTSVTLLAAEFLKQVKPYVEEGLHPQIIIRAFRTATQLAVNKIKDIAVAVKKEDKDEQRSLLEKCAATALSSKLISQSKEFFSKMVVDAVMMLDDLLQLKMIGIKKVQGGALEDSQLVAGVAFKKTFSYAGFEMQPKKYQSPKIALLNVELELKAEKDNAEVRVNTVEDYQAIVDAEWNILYDKLDKIHKSGAKVVLSKLPIGDVATQYFADRDMFCAGRVPEEDLKRTMMACGGSIQTSVNALSDDVLGRCELFEETQIGGERYNFFTGCPKAKTCTIILRGGAEQFMEETERSLHDAIMIVRRAIKNDSVVAGGGAIEMELSKYLRDYSRTIPGKQQLLIGAYAKALEIIPRQLCDNAGFDATNILNKLRAKHAQGGMWYGVDVNNEDIADNFEACVWEPAIVRINALTAASEAACLIVSVDETIKNPRSTVDAAPSGRGRGRGRPHNH; encoded by the exons ATGATG CCAACGCCGGTTATCCTGCTGAAGGAGGGGACGGATACCTCACAGGGGATCCCTCAGCTTGTCAGCAACATCAATGCCTGCCAGGTTATCGCAGAAGCAGTACGCACTACCCTGGGACCTCGGGGCATGGACAAGCTCATCGTGGATGACCGGG GCAAAGCCACGATCTCTAACGATGGTGCCACTATCCTGAAGCTCCTTGATGTTGTCCATCCGGCTGCAAAGACGTTAGTGGACATTGCCAAATCTCAAGATGCAGAG GTTGGTGATGGTACCACGTCTGTAACTCTGCTTGCTGCAGAGTTCCTGAAACAAGTGAAACCCTATGTGGAGGAAGGCCTCCATCCTCAAATCATCATCCGCGCCTTCCGCACGGCGACGCAGCTG GCTGTAAACAAGATAAAAGACATTGCTGTTGCAGTGAAGAAGGAAGATAAAGA TGAACAGAGAAGCCTGCTCGAGAAGtgtgcagccacagccctgAGCTCTAAGCTGATCTCCCAGAGCAAGGAGTTTTTCTCCAAGATGGTTGTAGATGCTGTCATGATGTTAGATGACTTGTTACAACTTAAAATGATTGGAATAAAGAAGGTGCAAGGAGGTGCTTTAGAA GACTCGCAGCTGGTGGCTGGAGTTGCCTTTAAGAAGACATTCTCCTATGCTGGGTTTGAAATGCAGCCCAAGAAGTATCAGTCTCCCAAGATAGCCTTGCTGAACGTGGAGCTGGAGCTCAAGGCCGAGAAGGACAATGCTGAAGTCAGAGTAAACACAGTGGAG GATTACCAGGCCATTGTGGATGCTGAGTGGAACATCTTGTATGACAAACTAGACAAAATCCACAAGTCGGGAGCCAAGGTTGTCCTGTCCAAACTTCCTATCGGTGATGTGGCTACCCAGTACTTTGCAGACAGAGACATGTTTTGTGCTGGCCGTGTCCCAGAAGAAGATCTCAAGCGAACTATGATG GCCTGTGGTGGTTCCATTCAGACCAGTGTCAATGCCCTATCGGATGATGTCCTGGGCCGATGCGAGCTCTTTGAGGAGACTCAGATTGGAGGAGAGAG GTACAACTTCTTCACAGGCTGCCCAAAGGCAAAGACTTGCACGATAATCCTGCGAGGGGGTGCAGAGCAGTTCATGGAAGAGACGGAACGGTCCCTGCATGATGCTATCATGATAGTCAGGAGAGCAATCAAG aatgacTCGGTGGTTGCTGGTGGTGGCGCGATAGAGATGGAGCTTTCCAAATACCTCCGGGACTATTCCAGGACCATTCCaggcaagcagcagctgctgataGGTGCTTATGCTAAAGCCCTCGAGATCATTCCCCGTCAACTCTGTGACAACGCTGGCTTTGATGCCACGAACATACTGAACAAGCTCCGAGCCAAGCACGCGCAG GGAGGTATGTGGTATGGTGTGGATGTCAACAACGAGGACATTGCCGATAACTTCGAGGCCTGTGTGTGGGAGCCAGCCATCGTGCGCATTAATGCGCTGACGGCAGCCTCGGAGGCCGCCTGCCTTATTGTCTCAGTGGACGAAACCATCAAGAACCCCCGTTCCACCGTAGACGCTGCGCCCAGTGGACGGGGCCGGGGGCGAGGCAGGCCCCACAACCACTGA